CACAGTGACACACTTCATAATGATTATTTATTCTCAAATGAACGTCGTAAATACACAAATACACATGTAAACAGTTGCCTTCGGCCTGTTTTGCTCTTAAAGCCGCGTGGTCAGTGTCTAACAGTCATGACCTCTTCATTCCATACTTATGTTAAGTGTACTTAGAATTTAGTTGTCAAACTACGAAGAAATTTCATAACAAAAAACCCTAAAATCTGCTGTTCGGATCActataaagatctgttcaaaacattatATCTTTTAACCACAGACTGTAAGTATATTTACCCATCAGTTACCCATATAAACACGTTTGGTGGGTATGGACGTTTGAAATGGAAGAATAGTGTAGCACTAACTTcttacattatgaaataacttcTCTGCAAGAATGTGTAAACAAAGTGCTACTGTATACCAGGGATAACCTGAATGAGATTGCTCTGATTTAAAGAGACTGGTCTCACGTTCGGGAGCGTGGAGGCTCTAATCTCCATCAGGTACCTACGATTTATAATTTCCGTGATTTCCGTGAAGTACTTCacataaatgctgggatggttactgCTGTAAAGGCACGTCGGTTACCTGACCCGTCCAGACTTTTAAAGTGTTCAACCCCTGTATACATGAATCGTATGACCAATATATCCACGAATGAACAAAGCTACAGCTACCTACACAGCTTTTGAGATTGGAAGTTTGATCAAATACTACGGAGAGTGTTACAAAATGAAACAGCAGAATCGAGGGTAtggccaggagtgccccagggaagtgagataAGACCGCTCTTGTTGTTCATATACACAACTGGTCTGAAGGACAGTGTGAACAGCAATTTACAACTGTTTGCTAAAGACACTGTAGAGCAAGGAAAGGtccgtcgtcgagtgactgtaagaagatacgatgacttagacaaaatttacagttggtgtgatgtGTGGAAACTTGCTCCAATCTGTAAAAACATAAGTTAATGAGGATgcgaaggaaaaacaaacctgtaacttTTGAACACAGCGTTAGTAGTGGGCTACTTGACACAACCACCTCGACCAAATACCGAATCGTTAcgctgaaaagcgatatgaaatgaaacgagcacgtcAGAATGGTAATAGGATAGGCGAATGATCaacggtttattgggaaaattttagtaaGTACAGCTCGTCTATAAAAGAGACGGCTTACAGAACACTAATGAGAACTATTCGTAGGTACTGCTCTATTATTTGGACTCCTCTTCAGGTGGGATTACAGCAAGACATTCAGATGCGATTCAGAGATTGCTGCTAGACGTGCTATCGGTAGGTTCGGTCGGCACGCTCTTATTACGGAAATGATTCGtaaactcaaatggaaattcctggaggggAAGTCAATTTTCTTTTCACAAGGTACTATTGTGGAACTTTAAAAAATCGATATTTGACACCGACtgaagaacgattctattgccaccaacgtaTATTTCACTAAGAACTTCCCAGAAAATGTGCAGGTAATTACGGTTTGTACAGAGGCTTATAGAAAGTCGTTTTTCCAAAGCTTTGTTTTCGAACAGAACGGAAAGAAATTCTCTAGTAGTGGTACCTGGTAATCTCCACCATGAACTGTACATTACAGTGCGGCGTATGTATGTAGAGGTAAATACTTACATGTACAGTTGTTGTGTTTGCTCTAAAAGTTAAGACATGATGTGTAAGATAGGGAGCGCAAAACTGTCATACATTTGAGGGGATTGTGATCTTCCCGTTGTGAGAGATGTAGCATTGTATTTGTCAAGTTCGAGACATAAAAAACGATGAACGAATATTGATCGATATGCTCGATCAGGAACAATTCAGCATTTGTGCTGAAGTGCAGCTGGTAACTCGACCGATCCCTTTCAGAGCAAGTCTAGACTTCTTACATAATCAAACCAACCGACTGATGACATTCACTGTATATGCGTCACTGTCTCTATATTTTACAAACAAGTTGCTAATCGGTGTTATTCAGTTTAAAATTCATTCATACGGATATGTCTGTCAGATAACATAAGCATTATTTTTCCATTTGGCAATTCAGATGGAGTTTAATGATAACCATATGTATGTCGGCACGACTGTTATCAGGAAActatcagcagcagaaaatgtcaGATAAAAAATTGAAGGACAAGTATTTTTATCTAATCTTAAGTGATTTCATATCCCGAGGGAGAGATAATTAAACGTTTTCACTAATTTAATGAAAACATTTGTGACGTTCACAGTATCAAGCTATAGAATGCCGGCTGCTATATATAGGAAATGAAGACTAGCGAGAGGCACTTTTGGAGCCCTACAGCCTCAACATGAAGACCACGTTTGCTGTTGTCGTCGCAGCCGTCTGCCTTACCGTCTCTCCAGGTAAGCTATATCCAGAAGCAAACTGCATTTTGCCATTTATATTTAGTTATGATGTCACGTCGTTCAAAGATCGACTCATCATTCAGTAAAACTATGCTGTAGGGTAATATTGTGACATACGCTATTCAACGCATTCTCCTCATCAGCAGCGCAGAATGGGGCACAAATTCATTGAAACGTTTGAGCCTATTAAGATTCTAATAATTATCCCTCCTCCACAACATTACTTACATAGTTTTAAAAGCATCTTATCATAGACGGGTCCTAGAAGAGAGCCTCAACAATGATAGCTGTGAACAAtaattttaattgaagatgatgataTGGCATTTAACGAGGAAGTGGTTAGgttacaacaacaagaatgaaaagaTGGAACATTATGTTTCGACGACGAATAAACGAGGCTTGAAGGTGTAGCACAAGAAAGGATTAGTAGAGAATGCGAGAATGGAAAAATGTCTGGCATTGATCTTATGGGATTTCGgggaaccaaacaaaacctaaagcTGCATGTCTGGGAGACTTTTGAAAGAAAGCACCACTGTTCATGAATGCGGATTTTACTCTGACTCACTGGTTATCCTGATGCGCCTTTGTGCTTGCACCCAATCGTTCTTTTGAGAAGTTTCCAGAGTGCATTCTCCCCTTGGTTCATTTTAATGGAGAGAACACTTGGATTCTCCTTGGTTGTGTCCACGTCATGTACTGATGATCCAAAGGCACCCTGTCTCAACCACCACAGACCTTTTTTGTCAGAGTTGCGGGTTGTTTGGGAGGCGTGCATTCATCGAACATTGTAGTCCTGACAATCCAAGTTTTAGGACTGGAACGCCATTgcttgaaaaaaaagaagaagaaagaaagaaaaaagtgtgaATCAAAGTCAGAGAGAGTGTGCGTCGGGAGTTGAGGCAGACAGCACATTGGGTGGAACAGAATTGTGTAGTATGTCAGTGAAacttaagatgaaataaatgtCAGAGATAGATAAGTAGAGGAAAGGCAACGAGAGCATTGTCATGTAGAGAACTGATAGGAAGTGGTTGGAGCTCGATGTTATTAATAATGCTAGGTAAAGTTGAAATTTTGTCTAATATACAGTGACTGTAGCCATATGCAACCTACTACCGTGTACATACCTTGCTGAGAGATCTTGGCCAGTCAGCACTGAATGGCCCACCGGGACCTGAAAGAGAAGCTGGTAACCTACCATCTATGAACCTTCAATTGACAAATATCCGGTTGTATCAAAATCGAAATCGGGCCATGGCATTGTTACTGCGCGCACTGTGGGATCTCTCAACCATCCTTTGTTTATCTGTATGTGAATACTTCACCTTTAAGTAAATAATTTCCGATAGCATTTATCTTGCGACCGCTAATACTCATCGAAATGTGAGCGACAAGACGTGGGAAGCTATATTGCATACAGAGAGTATGGTCTTGTCCACAGGGGACGCAGCCTCACTGGAGGAAGCTTTCGTGAATTCGACACGGATCATCCCTGCTCCCAGCATAGCATACTACTCCGTGAATGGGACAGCCATGAAGGAGATGATGATAGCTGCTGTCTCTTCTTACCTTGCCAACATGACGGACGGAATCGGCTTCCAGACAGCCAACGCAGCCCGGTGGACTTACAGGTCGATTCGCAACATGCAGGAGGGCATAGAATACACTGCTAGCAGCATCCAGAATGGATTTAATGCTTCATTCGACAACATCCTGCCAGTGCTGGCCACAGCCTACCGCAACTTCTCTTCTGCTGTCAAGGGTGGCTTGAGATCCACGAAACACTTCAATTCACAAGTAAGAGACTGTTGTCCGATTCTGTTGTGCACTACCATTTTTCTGCCGTAATCATACACCGCAATTTAATAGCCTTAACTCATCAGTGTGTCGATATGTTTCACAGGGGAACTTGAGAACAGGTGCTGGACAGCAGAGGGACAGCGGCATTTGGACTCTGGACGAGGCGTTCGTCCACCTGCCGGAGACAGTGGCACCGGAGCTGCAGCGGCTGCACGACTGGATCCTCGACTTTGCTTACATCGGCATCTCAAACGCCACTGCCGAGCTGCCGGCTATCATGGAGGAACGCCGGGTGACGGTGAGGACTTCAGGATTTACAGTGGGGAAAGTCAAGATCAAATACATCTCTCCTGTTTTGTGTCTGGAAGATGAACGATTATGTTGTGTTGTATGGACTGTTTTGTGTGACGGCTTTATATTACAGCTCTTAGACTTTGTGAATACTTGAACAATTTTACCTCTTGTACGCTTTTCTAGTCGCTGTATCAGGTTCCATCTACTGCCCTGTCAGGCCGCAGTGGCGTACTGACCATTATGATTGGGAGTTAATAGAAGTCGGTCATCGTGACTAATGTTGTTAGATGGATCCAAGTTCATTGTAATGATCGAATCTGGACACCAGTTAATGAGAAGGAAATGAGGAAAGCATCTGTTTACTTATTCAGTGTTTATCGGTCTTGAAGACTGTGTCGACAGTAGAATCGATCTCCACTAATTGGACTCTTGGTCTCTTTGGACTTATTTCGATACGGGCCCCAGCTGTTGTAGACCTTTCGCGATTTCATCCAGTTCGCACTTTCTGAGCCTGCCAAGAGAACGAATTTCTTAAGGTTTTACACCATTACAGGTTATAAAATTTTTATAAGAATGGAGCGGCAACCGAAGGATCAAATTTTATTGAGAATAAAATATAAAGCAGAcagttgcaaaatggaaggtttatttaAACACATTCCAGAGGGGCTTAAATAAACCTCCTTTTTGCAACAGAATTAGCTGTTTATTATTTGTTCAAGAATATTGCAGGTTTGGCTACACGCTGTTCATGCAGGCAAGCCCCATGTCCTGTGAATCGAAGTCTTCACGCCTTTACTTTCTGGTCAGTGTTTGGTTGCTGCATCAGTTCCTCCACCAAAAATGTTCTTCTTTCTTTTTACGTAACATTGGGAGAACTAAATCTTAAACGAATTTTCTCCTTTGCCAAAGTTTCTGTTGTAAATCATTCAGCATCTGACTGCCACGAGAACACTGTAAATCCTGATTAGTGAGGAATGAGtgtgaggtgcgtttgaaggtcagttttcaattgtttttcttgaataacgcgAAAACGCCCTCCTTTACGAACTTAAACTAAATGAAATTCCCTACAGTAAATTACTGCTCATTTTTCAATAGGACTAATAATTTGGGGGCAACGAGCGagagaatttgaaaattttgtgccTGGATTTCTAAGGCTAGATATATCAATGCTGAttacataaaacgacagcggtagaggtgactgaatcaccctgtatggaaATGTTTCCTTTACTCACGTTGTTCTCTGAGATTTAATACTAATTCCACACAGTGGCCCATAAACACAGTTACCGCATCGCCAGAGAATGGAAGCCAAGCGAGTCGTCAGTTATCACGTAACTGTTGTAGTGGGTACAGTTTTGCGTTAGAGTACAGAGATTCCAAGTTAGATTTCCTGATGTGCTGTTAAATAATTATACCTGTTTTGTGTAAGACCTGCTGTATTGGTTCTCAACTATTAGGAAGTATGCTACCTTCTCAAGGaacctaaaatttaaaaaaactacacATTCACCCTGAATAGAGCTCTTCAACCATGAAACTCTACGGAATGCACTAAAAGGCCATCACAGCTACATGATATTACGTATAGACGTTTATTATAATGTGATTATAGCGTATTTTCAACGTCCACTTTCTACCGAGAAGTATCTGGGACAATATTTTGTTGCAGATCCTTTTGTGGTTTTAGTGTACAATAAATTACTATGGGTCCCCTGTGTGTGCAAattttggttcaccctgtatagaACATATTGTTGGGGATATTCTATCTGGGTGGTACTTTGAGGAGAAGAAATTGCCATTTGAGAGAAAGATGTGGCTGATGCACCAAACCATTCAGAAGCCCGATCCACTAAAATAATGTTATATTGTAGAAGAGCTTCTTATCGTTAGTGTTACTTATTAATTTCTGTAAATGGGAAATTTTTggatcagagtctatttattctcCTCATACGGGAAGTCTTGAAACGTGAAAGTCTTGCCATTCTGTTCATTCTTTCTGTAAGTCTTCTAACATCCTGTTCACAATTTTTGCTCTCATTTATTAGATGTGCTCGAAGTTTTAACTCTGGCGTCGTTGAGCTTTGTTTTTGTTGAGAGAGAAATCAGGCATAAGTAACAGAGACAGACAAAGTCACAGTGACGTGCTATCTCTCTCTGTGCAGTCGCTGTACCCTAGAGCGGCGGCTGCCATGTTGCTGGCGTACAACTACCACCAGAGCTACGACCAGCTGTTCCAGGAGTACTCCAGCCCAGACATCTACAGCGACTACGCTGCAGCTCGCGACGAACTGCTCTCCCTGGAAATTGAGTGAAGAGCTGCATCCATGGACAACGAACACGTTTGGTTGTTTGATCACAACACTGCATTTTTACGCTGTATACTAGGatgtacacatcaataaatatcatTCAAGCACATTAAAGTAATGTCTGATGCTTTAAGTATGTGTAGGAATGATATGAGAAAGGAACTGACTTGAATGCTGGAAAAACAAAAACCGtgataaagaaagaaatgaaaatagaTATATAGTACCTTAGTTGATGGAAAGCTAGTAGAATAGGTTTCTAAAATAAGTGTCCGTGGAGAAATGATAATGGATGAAGGAATTAGGAAAAGATTAGAGGAGGCATGCCATTTATTTAATTCAGTCAGACAGAATTACTTCAATAGGAAAGACACGTATAGAAAGGATGAAGATTAGGGGTACTTGTAGATAGATATACCTACATTATGATATTACCTTATGACTTTGGACCTTGTATAGTGAGTAAGCGAAGAGGCAGAAACAATCAGCAGAAAAGGTTACCACAGGGTTACAAAAAAGACTAGAAGCAGGAGAAACGAAAACACAGTcattataaacaacaacaaaaatgaaatgcaGTGCAACTATGTAGGAAGTAGCTGAAGCAGTTTGAACATGTCTAGCGAATTTCGAGAGATAACATGCCATGGTTAGTGaaagagataaacttttttcctttcataatgcgATTTACTCTGTGTAATGGCATGCTTCTTTTATTCCTTAGTTTTACCACTGTATCATTTATTTTTCTATACCATAGCGAAATTGCAATAAAATGTGGCGAGCAAGACAAAGACCTCGAATTTCCTTATTgattcaagaaataaaaaagaaatttccgGTAAGTAGCAGAATGCAGAGAGTCAATAAACTCTGTTGCTCCATTAATACTCGTATCAACAGAGATTATGCGGCAAGTATTATgtttccttttcaatttaacttTTGTGATGTTGCTGACACAAACTTTACTTCTCCAATAACATGCCCTCCTGGGCTCTATCACACAGGCAGTAGAATTACTGTTCGAGCCTAGTCATGCTAAAATAGTATTTAGTTTGACAAGTTACGACGTGAGCAAAGATCGAGAGGGTGCGAGTGAAGAAAGATGGTG
This DNA window, taken from Schistocerca piceifrons isolate TAMUIC-IGC-003096 chromosome 4, iqSchPice1.1, whole genome shotgun sequence, encodes the following:
- the LOC124795766 gene encoding uncharacterized protein LOC124795766: MKTTFAVVVAAVCLTVSPGDAASLEEAFVNSTRIIPAPSIAYYSVNGTAMKEMMIAAVSSYLANMTDGIGFQTANAARWTYRSIRNMQEGIEYTASSIQNGFNASFDNILPVLATAYRNFSSAVKGGLRSTKHFNSQGNLRTGAGQQRDSGIWTLDEAFVHLPETVAPELQRLHDWILDFAYIGISNATAELPAIMEERRVTSLYPRAAAAMLLAYNYHQSYDQLFQEYSSPDIYSDYAAARDELLSLEIE